The nucleotide sequence ATTAGCCTTAAATTAATGAACCACAATGGGAAGCAAATTCTTCATTCATATCCTGTATCCTTTCCATTCAAATGAATTAGCATTGTTGCCAGAAAAATCTAATTCTTGTTTGGTTTGACCGCAAATATTGGACATTTCACAGCTGGATCAGCACTAAATGCTGAGCACTGTATCTCAGATGACTACTCCACTGTAATTGACACATTTCTTACATTGGCATATGTTGTACTGTAGAAGCTAATGTTGACATCTATTGCATAATAACAAAATTCATGTACTCTGTCTTACATGCTGCCACTGAATCCTATATGTACAGATCTGTGATTtaatttaaagggaaaaaaacaatgtaaatTGTCATAGCACATTGTTGGGCCACCAGAACTACTTCTGTGCATCATTTCTACAATAAGAGTCTACAAATCTTTCATACTGTCTTCAAAATGATAAACCCTCAACTTCAACTATCTGATGACCACAAAGGCCAAAGCATATGAATTTATATCATTTCATACTCCtcaaaccattcagtgagcCTCATGCCCTGTGGAGAGGGTGGAGTGATCCTGGAAGAGACTACTCCCATTAGGAAAGAAATGTTTCATCCTAGGCTAAAGGAGATCTTTTTAGAACTTTCAGAACTTTTTTCTGACTTGATGCTTCCCTCTTAAGGGGACAAGTGGACCCAACCCTTGCCAGTTAAATGCATTCATTTTGAGCAGTTCATAGCATGGCATCTCTGTAACTTACATCAAGTTCGAAGGTCTGCATGGCAGTGCGGTATCCCCCTGACACTGGTGCATAAAGGCGCAACACCTCCTTGATGACGCAGTCCAGATACTTGAGGCTGCAGATGCTGTCAAGCCGCAGTTCACCTTGGCACAAACAGCCGTCATGCAGAAGGCCGCAGTTGCGCAGCTCCTCACGCATCTTCTCCAACACCGCTGGGTGCCGCAGCAACTGCATGACCAGAGAGGTGCTGGCACTGGCCGTAGTGGCAAAGGCAGCAAAAATCATCTCAATGGTGGATTCCTGGAGACAAAATAAAGAGAGATGAGCGATAGCGACCACACAGACCTACAGGCAAACCAGTTGAACCACTAATATTAACACAGTATTTGGAATCTTAACATCTCCTCAAAAATTGATGTGGCCTACAGTGCAGCAATTCCTGTGACCACAACTTTGGTGTCTTTTCCTGctttgtatgtgttttgtggAGGAGAGAGGGCGCGCACTCAAATCTTTGGCTTGGCAGCCATGTTACAGAGGTcaggtttttactttcatttgtcTAAATGGTATGCCAGTGAGCCAACGCTGACAGGCCTGAGGGGATCCACCCATCTGTTCCTGTCTGAAAATCAAGAAGCATGCCTCTCTAACCCATGGCGGTAACAAAGTCTAAAGAGCAAAGAAATCAGCTGTTGGCTTTTGCAATGGAATCGGGGACTGGGAATGTATATTTGACCTCTCTCCTTTTGAATTCTCTGAATACCCCAGAAATGGAACCACAAAAAAGCTGTGCAATTGTGGATTTTGGTGTGACAGGCAGAAAAAATTAAGGAAGAACAATGATGACGGTAGAAACTCAGTAAGAGAAGTATACTTAAAAGAAGTATATGTAAAAATTTTATATTTGAGATTACTGTGGCATAGTTCTGCAAAGAGAGGTGTAATGCCTGAAAAGTGTCCAAAATGGACTGAAATAATAACATCAGTCCCTGTTTTTAAAGTACAATCATATTTTATCTGACTGTGAGAATAATTTGAAGCAAAAACAGAAAGTTCAAACAAGCTCATGATTTTCAGGCATGAGATCAGTTACACGTAAAATCTATTCTCTTCTTTTCAAAGGGATTAGACTTAATTTTAATCTCAAGTTCTTTATGCTTAGTCACACAGTGCCTCCCAGGAAGAGGATAACGAAACAGCCAGCTTTAAACAAAGAGTATGGACAACATGTGCTCCATCTAAAACTGAGGATTAATAAGGAGTGGTAAGAACCTTTAGCTCCTGCATGCTGAGCTCTGTCCCATTTTCTTTGGCACTCTCCAGAAGCACGTCCAAGGCATCAGAGTAGTCCTTCCCCTGTGTACACAGTGGCTTCTCCCTGATGGCTTTCTCGATGGCCTTCTGAAGTGTGTCCCTTGCACGAATGCCCTAGACAAAGACATTGACACATACCGGACTGTAATTATGATGGACTGccaatttagtgtagtgtttttTTCACTAGTTTGGGGTGCACACTAAATGATGATGCTATAGCCACTTACCTTTCTGTAACCACTGAAGGGCAAGTCAATGGGCAATGAAAAAACATTGTCCACAAACTCCTGGAAGGTGTGGAAAAGGAAGTGCATCTCTTCATCTGAAATGCGGAAACCAAGGAGCACACGGACAGCCATCTGAAAGGACAGGTACTGAGACTCACGGTACACATTGATGGGATTTGGGTTGGAGCTCCAAATACGTAGAGTCTCCTGGATCACCTGCTGGATCTTAGGCAAGTAGCTCTCTAGAGCCTCATGGCTGAAGACTTTAGCAAAGATCTGTCCAGAGAGAAAATGTTTAACTGGTTACTATTGATAATTCACTTTCTATATTACAGGCATATAATTATGCACACTGAATAAAGTGACAAGTCAGTACACAAGTGTCTGACTAAGAAGCTCAGTTTTGCCTGTATGTGAAATCTGGCATTGATGAGCAGGTGGTTGGGTTATCCCACCTTGATTGACACTTCTTTAAATTATACACAACCTCCACAAAAATGCTTAACTGCCAGCATCTCAGTTCAGTTCTGCCCTAAATACACTCATCAAGTCTAGGATTCTGGAAACAGGTGTGTGGATTCTCTTTTCAAAACTCCATGTTCCACAATTCCCCTGAGCCCGAAAAACCCGAGACCAAGCTCAAAAGAAATAAGGGCAGAAATGTCATCTAAATATTATCCTGAAGCCACACAACAGCAGCTGTCGCACtggtttattttcctttcatcAAAGGACATGGAACATTTTCATTAACTCACAAGTCCCCACTATTTCTGACCTTTTCGCTTTTAATTGCCTCCCTCTCCCCATCCCTCCATTATAGTGGACCTGGACAGAGAGAGTTTCCTTCTCCATCAGCAGAGAGAGTGAGCAGGGAAGGTAAGATTTTCCTGGCTACAGCAGTGCATTTCAAATGTGCCTCATTCGCGCAGGTTTGTTTGGTGAAATAACATCTATGTTCCCCCTTAaaaaccccagcactgccaactAACAATAGTACTTTTTATATGCCATCTCACCCCCAAATACCTTGGCTCTGGCCAGGTTTTCCAGAGTTGTAAAGATGACGGGTTGGAGCTGGTGACAAAACTCTCAGgtcctccctccatctctcactttctctcactgtctctatGCATCATGGCATTTTGCTCTGTCTCCTGTCTTTACTCTCTTAAATGCAGCCCTTATGTGCTGGTCTACTTTCAGATCACAGTGTGTCTTTTTCCTTCTTAgctctgaatgaatgaacaatcaTAATTTAGTGATAACAATAGATACTTGATAACAATAGTGAGATCACAGCCTGAGAAGAAGTTAGGTACTTAATAATTCCCCCTATTTGCTTTGCTTACCTTAATTACTTCTGTCCCTTCTTTCCCCACACTCAGCCAGTGTGCATTCAATCACTGTCCAACTTATCACTGTCACCTTCTTTCCAGGCAAAagggtgtgtaatgagtgtacaCGCGCAAGGATATGGTAAACATAACCAAACCTCTATTAGCTCCTGTTTAGTTAAGGCCTGTACACTAAAGAGCACACATGTGTAATTCATTGCTATTCCGTGTTTATTCGTGTGCTTGAGAGCTTTGCTTTTCACTAGAGGAGAGCACTTTGTCTGCAGTCTACAGTACAGATGTAAGTAAAATACACCTTTTGCCAACCGATGATTTTGGGGCACTCCATATATTGCTGGAGAAAAGTCAAGCCACTCCTCTGTCTTCATTACAAAAAGAGGGGCTTCTTGTGTTCccttatacatatacactgacacacacaccccttctgAAACTTCCCGGCCTTAATCATTTCCATATGTCTTAAATTATATGAAACAGCTCGAAGCTGCTGGTTTGAGCAGAATGTAAAggcttctttcttcttttttcttttctcacccccctctctgtgtctctcagacTCTTACTACACTACGCTCCATGCTCCTCCCCCTCTAACTCTCAGAACTAAAACACAATCCTTCATTCAGATGGAGAAATCTGCTGAAAAGCCAGCAAACTGTAGGATTAAAGGACTCTGACCTCTACTGGCCAATGCAGTGGATGCAACAGTTTGCCTTTTCCACCTCCAGTGTCATAATGAATAATTGAATgacacctcatcacctcatcatcttcCCAGCATGAGAACTACACTCTACAGTGctcctccatctctgtctctccatctacCTGTTTTTACTTGGAAAATGTGCCAAAAATGTGCCAAAGGTACAATGAATTCAGGTGAAGAAGATAGTAGTCCAGACAGCATAGCCAAGACACAAAAGATGAATATAAATCGGGAGAGAAATATGATGCGCATTTACTGACATTTGGTTCAGTTAAATCTTTAAGAGTGTACACCTTATGGAATCGTCCAATTCCTCCAAACCATCAACAGCTATTTATAGCTAAATTCTACATGGGATTTCCAGAAGCAGATTTGCTTCCAGGGCATGCCTGGGGCCAGCTATCCCAAAGGTCTTAGGGAAGCAGGAAGAATTAGGGTTTTGCCCTggcctgtgtttgtgttattgttgtgagtgttgttttAGTGTTAGAAGCCCCAGGCCAGCACAAGGCTCTCCTCATGTAGCTTTAGTGATGGATTAGTTCAAGAGCTGAGTCTTATTGGCATAAATCCTAGAACAGCTTCCAAGTGTGCTGAGGGGGAAATttccatcacagacataatgGAGACATAAGCAAGGAATTCATCAATGACACATTTGTCCAGAAAGGTGATGGAATATGTCTACCAGCatttgatggctagacaactttTCAGCTTCACTGCATATATCTGAGCTCATAAATGAGTGAATAAACTGTGCATTATTAAAATTTGCCCCATATTTGAACACAAATGTGTATACATATGACACTGCAGTCAGTGTAACGTGGCTTGCATGGCTCCAGCCTGCCACAGGCCTCAGAGCAGATAAGGCCgtctttgtgtgtctgaggcAGGCTGACTAATTAGTGATCATTAGTGGGGCTTGCATGAGGCCCCAGGCCTGCAGGATTAAGCAGACTGATTACACTTCTCTGACCCCTTAATGGGACAGGTGTGTGAGGGAAACCCGAGCCCATGTCAGCCTGGATGGGATCAGACGGAGCAAAAGAGCCATTTTGGCCCTGGACAATAGGTCAGACTGGAGGACAGAGGATTTATAATATCCTGCTAGTGAGCTGATATCTGGGGCCAAAGTGGGATGGGAcaagacagaaagaatgaaatTTACTTCTCTGTCAAATCTGGcctactatctctctctctcttttacgcTTTGTCCCAGAGAGCCTACTCTGCTGTCTGGCTTTCTGTATTGCTATCTCTTAGTGACTAGTAAGAAAGAGAATGAGTGAATGCACCGAGTTTTATTAAAGCTTTTATTACCATGAAGCCAACCGGCATTGTGTATTTGAGAGAATGTGGGAATTTCTATGTAtctgtacagtctgtttgattTTCTAAACGGAAAGCTCATAACTGATCTCTAGTAGAAATGTGCATAGACTGTGTTTTTAATCCTGTTTGTgtagttattatttttgtttgcaccTTCCCTTGATATTACTGAGAAATTGTTTTGAATCTCACCTTTCTCTTCTTGCGGTGGATGTCTCCAATGGAGTTGGCAAGGCTGTTGGGTCCTAGAAGAGTGCTGGTGCTCTGGGGCCAGTCCACACTCACTAGACTGTGTTCCCCCATCAGCACCTTCCGTACATTCTCTGCTCCCGTCACTCGGATCACTGGACGGCCCAGCAAGTGAGTTTTAAACACGTTACCATACTTCTGCCTCCTCGAAGCATGGAACCCTGCACCCTATATAAAAGAGGGGAAAAGGATGGTGAGGAATAATTCTGTTGGATGAATTAGACAGTGCAGCATTCATATGAAGCATTCAATTCTAAAAGCTGAAACCTGAAATCATTAGTTTATGGTGGACATTAGAAAGGGTCAATGTAGTTTTCATTTCAACAGCATGGGAAACCTAAAATAGGACAactggctgttttttttctactgTACGTGCTTCCACAGGTATTTGCTAAATAGCCTCACTAAGGTCTCTTAATACAGACAGGGTTCATTGTCCCTGTCTTCCCCACCTTAATATAAGCTGGAGGGCTTTTGGAGTTGTTAGCAGGTTATTACAGCACGGATGAGGTGTTAGCACTAATACCTATTATAACAAAGCAGCATTAGCCCCAAGGGATTACCCCATGCATTTGATTCTGTTTTGCAAGGTTGCAAAGGTCCAGTTCGTGGCAGACATTCTGTAAGTGGATTAGTTGTAGCGATTAGCAGTGGGGGGCTCTTGTTTAGCCCCTGAGATCACAGGGGAGAAGTGATCtaatgtgtcagtgagtgagttgATCCAATACATCCTGTGAATTTTCTGCTCAGGTCTAAGATTTCAGCACAAAAACCCTGGTTTCTGCCTTCTGGGTCAGAACACTGGCTAATTTCTGGGGTTGCATGGCTTATATTTGTATCTTTATCATTACACAAATAATCCCCTTCAAAACTTACCACTGCACAGCCCATCTTCACATTAGACCACACAACTCTGACCCTCCCATGGTTTACTACAGTCTTAATGTTAATACACATTCAGTGTTGGGAAATTGAATCCAGTACAGGTTACAAATTACAATGACATAATCAGTAACATAATAGTTTAGAGCCCTTTAAAAGTGTTATGTAATCTGGCTGTGGGATTACTCTTGGATTAGTTCAGAGCTAGTTTATTATACCCTAGGTTGCCAGTTTATTAGATATACTCAGCTAGTGTCAGGTTGAACTTTGTTTGGGCTTCAGAATGGCACGTGATGCAGGATTGGCAAGATGCTGGATGTATTGTGCTGGAATGTTGTATCATATAAAAATGTGCTACAGCTGAGTATTCTCGCTGCAAATAGCCCTTTCCACCTTATTTCAAACATTTCCCATGCCATTAAACCGCTAACCCCAGACC is from Hemibagrus wyckioides isolate EC202008001 linkage group LG07, SWU_Hwy_1.0, whole genome shotgun sequence and encodes:
- the LOC131356140 gene encoding cytochrome P450 26B1 isoform X2, with amino-acid sequence MLFGSLDLVSALATLAACLASVALLIAVSQQLWQLRWTATRDKNCKLPMPKGSMGFPIIGETCHWLVQGAGFHASRRQKYGNVFKTHLLGRPVIRVTGAENVRKVLMGEHSLVSVDWPQSTSTLLGPNSLANSIGDIHRKKRKIFAKVFSHEALESYLPKIQQVIQETLRIWSSNPNPINVYRESQYLSFQMAVRVLLGFRISDEEMHFLFHTFQEFVDNVFSLPIDLPFSGYRKGIRARDTLQKAIEKAIREKPLCTQGKDYSDALDVLLESAKENGTELSMQELKESTIEMIFAAFATTASASTSLVMQLLRHPAVLEKMREELRNCGLLHDGCLCQGELRLDSICSLKYLDCVIKEVLRLYAPVSGGYRTAMQTFELDGVQIPKGWGVMYSIRDTHDTSAVFKDVAAFDPDRFSAERSEDREGRFHYLPFGGGVRSCLGKQLATLFLKLLAVELAGGSRFELATRTFPRLVSVPVVHPTDGLRVKFFGLDSNQNQIMSKTDEMLGATV
- the LOC131356140 gene encoding cytochrome P450 26B1 isoform X1, which codes for MHVRTLSQALQQCSWRCARFPVVFQHYRFRVCPGKASPAIRLVVSPRGIHYFPLSGEKHAIPTMWCLITGFRRAPELRSDDSAERKAEGAGFHASRRQKYGNVFKTHLLGRPVIRVTGAENVRKVLMGEHSLVSVDWPQSTSTLLGPNSLANSIGDIHRKKRKIFAKVFSHEALESYLPKIQQVIQETLRIWSSNPNPINVYRESQYLSFQMAVRVLLGFRISDEEMHFLFHTFQEFVDNVFSLPIDLPFSGYRKGIRARDTLQKAIEKAIREKPLCTQGKDYSDALDVLLESAKENGTELSMQELKESTIEMIFAAFATTASASTSLVMQLLRHPAVLEKMREELRNCGLLHDGCLCQGELRLDSICSLKYLDCVIKEVLRLYAPVSGGYRTAMQTFELDGVQIPKGWGVMYSIRDTHDTSAVFKDVAAFDPDRFSAERSEDREGRFHYLPFGGGVRSCLGKQLATLFLKLLAVELAGGSRFELATRTFPRLVSVPVVHPTDGLRVKFFGLDSNQNQIMSKTDEMLGATV